The Balneolales bacterium ANBcel1 DNA segment TGCTGGAAGCCGGGCAGTTCGGTCTCACGCGCATCCTCGTCTCCATCAGCATCATCGGCACCCAGGTGGCCAGCCTGGGGATGGGAAATATCACTTTGCGGTTTTTCCCGCAATTCCGCGACCAGGGCAGGCAGCACCACGGGTTCCTGCTGGTTGCCGTTACCGTGCCGCTGATCGGGTTTCTGCTGCTGTCGCTGGCCGGTTGGCTGTTTCAGTCGCCGATAATCCGGTTCTATGCCGACGACAGCGCCCTGTTCGGCGACTACTATTTTCTGCTCTTCCCGCTGCTTTTTTTCATGCTCTACTTTCACATCCTGGAGAGCTACATCCGCTCCCTGTACGACACGGTGGTGGCCACTTTTTTCCAGGACGTGCTGCTCCGTCTGCTTCAAACAGCGGCAGTACTCTTCTACTTCTTCAATCTGGTCAGTTTCGGGACCTTTATGTGGCTCTTTGTGCTAACCTACGCTCTTCAGGCGCTGTTGCTGCTCCTTTATACCGGCCTGCAAAGGCAGCTTTACCTCAAGCCCGATCTCCGGGCGTTCACCCGGGAGCGCATACGCAGCATGGGCAGCTATGGTGCCTATGCACTGCTGGGAAGTGTCGCCGCCATGGCTCTTGGTAACATCGACATGATAATGGTCGGCGGCATGACCACCCTGGCCGAGACCGCTGTCTATGCCGTGAGCTTCTATCTTGCCACACTTATAAAAATCCCTTCGCGGAACCTGCTCAAGATCTCGCAGCCCGTCATCGCAGAAGCGCATTACAATAACGACCTGGATACCATCTCGCAGATTTACAGAAAAAGCTCGATCAATCAGCTGCTGGTGGGCGGTACCCTCTTCCTCCTGATCTGGGCGAACATTGACCACATCTTCCGTTTTCTCCCGGACGAGTACCATGCCGGCATCCCCGTGTTCCTGTTTATCGGCCTGTCGAAAATGATAGATATGACCTCCGGGTTCAATGCCGCCATTATCCGAACCTCAAAATGGTACCGGTTCGATCTCTATGCGACCGTGCTTCTGGTGCTGCTAACCGTCATCACCAACCTGATTTTCATCCCGCTGTACGGAATCACCGGGGCGGCAATGGCAACCGTGCTTTCGGTATTTATTCATAACGCGACCTGCTTTCTGTACATACGATACCGCTTCGGCATTCAGCCCTTCAGCCGGAAAACCGCCGGTGCGCTTCTCCTGCTGCTTCTGGCCCTGGCAGCGGCTACCCTGCTGCCCGCTGCCGGGTTCTGGGTACTTGACTTCGCTATTCGCACACTCGTCACAACAGCGTTCATCCTGTTTGGAATCGTGCTGTTCCGTCTCTCTTCCGATCTTGAAGAGCTCATTCGTGCCGTCCATGCCCGAATTTTCAAAAAATAGCATTTGAGAAACCTGCCGCAGAAAGCATAACCGGAAGAAATCGGAGGCAAGATGGAAAACAGCCGGGATACTCTTATCTTTCCTGCCGGTTCCCCGGACGGGGTTTTGCGATCGTATTCACAATTTTCAGCTATCCATGAGCAAACAAACCTTCAGCACGCACCACGGAATGGCGGATCTGCTGCCCGGAGAAATCGAGCAGTGGCAGGCGCTTGAATCCATTATCAGGGAGACGGCCCGGCGATTTCACTTCCAGGAGATCCGTACACCGGTACTGGAGCAGACCGAACTGATTGCCAGGGGAGTGGGCCAGCTCACCGACATCGTCAGCAAGGAGATGTTCGCCTTCGACCGCGGTGAGGACCGGTACGTGCTTCGGCCGGAAGGGACTGCTCCGGTTGCCAGGGCCTATGTACAGCATCACCTCTCCCAGCGCGGCGGACCGCAGCGTCTGTTCTACATCGGACCCTTCTTCCGTGCCGAGCGTCCACAGAAAGGGCGTCAGCGCCAATTTCATCAATTCGGAGCCGAACTCATCGGTGCTTCCGGCGCCATCGCCGACGCGGAAGTTATCGCCTTCATGATGGCCATATACCGGCAGATCGGCATCCGAAATATCACCCTGAAACTGAATACCGTCGGTGACCCCGCCTCCCGCGATGCCTACCGCAAAGCGCTCGGCGACTACTTCCATCCGCTCCGCGACAAACTCAGTGACATTTCTGTGAAGCGGCTTGAGACCAACCCGATGCGCATCCTCGACTCCAAAGAGCCGGAAGACCAGCCGCTGAAAGCTGATGCGCCGAAAATCATCGATTATCTGAGCGAATCGTCACGGGCGCATTACGAGGCGGTCTGCGGCCATCTGAATCGCCTGGCCATTCCCTTTGAGCATGATCCGTTTCTGGTTCGCGGACTCGATTACTATACCGAAACCGCATTTGAACTGATCAGCCCCGACCTCGGTTCCCAGGACGCGCTCGGCGGCGGCGGACGCTATGATCTGCTGATTGAAGAGATCGGCGGACTTCCCACACCTTCCGTCGGTTTTGCCTGTGGAATTGAGCGTCTGATGATCGCCTGCGAGGCTTTGGATATCCGGCTCGGTGAACCAGCCATACCCGATCTCTATTTTGTGACCCGCGGGGAGGCCGCCGCACAATGGGCGTTGGAACAGATGCCGGCATTGCGTGAGAAAGGGATCGTTTGTACTATGGATTATTCCGGCCGCTCGCTGAAGGCGCAGATGAAAGACGCCAACCGCCAGCAGGCCCGGTTCGCCCTGATTGTCGGAGAGCAGGAGCTGGCGGATAACCGTTTCACCCTCCGCCATATGGCCGAAAGTACGGAACAAGCCGTTTCTCCCGAAAGTCTGGCCGATCACCTGATCTCCTGAATAATGCACGATCCGGCAGGCCACCTGCAATGCATTCAATGAGCTTCTGCTCTGAACCCAAGTACCAAGCACCCGGACCACATGAGAACCAAACTGATCCTCATTGCCGTTCTGCTCGCCGGCATGGTTGTTCTGGCCAACTGGCTGACCGGGCGTTATCTCGCATCCATCGTTGATGGCCATCTGCAGCATCTCGCTGATGCCAATGAACAGGCAGCGCTGGATTACGGATCACTGCGCATCAACCCGGCTCTCGGCTCTCTTACACTCCATAACCTCGCTTTCCGGAACGAACATGGCCTGCTTCAATCGGAAAAGATACGGGGATCGCTGCCCTATGCCGACATCTGGAGGGCGCTGCGACATGGTGGCTCCTCCCCGGAAGAGCAGATCCGTTCATTCCAGCTCAATATTGAGAACCTGTCATACCGTTCTGCCGGGTCGAATGAGGCTGGACGTGATACCACAGGCGAAACGGCAGGCAGCACAAATACAAGCGCGGCTCTTAAGATTGAAACCACTCCACTCACTGTGGATTTCGCAAGCATCGTCTACAACGGCCACCTGGAAGAGTTGTTCACCCTGTTTGCCACCAACACCCCTCCCCGATGGAACCACAGGATTACACTGAACTTCCGGCGAATTGACTCCGATGGCACCCTGCCTGCGGAAGCCCTGTTTCTGTCCGCGTTGTCCGGGTACCACCTGCCGCAGGAAATAGACCGCTTCGGTCTGCAGATCCGATATCTGGCCGGTGAACGTTCCGCGAATATCACCAATTTCCGGATTGCGGCACCGAAATTTTCTTTCCATGGCGTCGGTGACTTCAGCTACACAGACAATGGCTGGCCGGACGCACCCGCTTCTTTCAGTACACGCTACGAACTTAGCGCAGTGACCCAAGATCTTGCCCGTATTCCTCTCTCGGAAACTCTTGGCGGTTTTTCCATGGACTCGCTCTCCATCAGCAGCTCTGTTACCGTGGATGACGGCGACGCTGTAACCGGGCGACATCCGCTTGTATTGCCGGGAGAGACCTCTTTCCGGATGTCCGGCCTGTACTGGTATCCTTCGGAAGTGCTCACCGACCGGTACGGCATGCTTCTGGGGATGGTCGGTATCACAGATCAACGGCTGCCCGTGCGCGCGCTCTCGGCAGATTATCGCAACTACAGGGATACCCTGTTCGTGGATGAGGCGATGCTGATGACCGACCCGTTTGACGCGCTCTTGCAAGCGATCGTGGCCACCCCCGACGACGGCCGGCCGGATGTTACCCTGGGATCGGTCACCTTTGTGCGTACCAGTGCTGCGTTTAATGATTTCATTGACGGCATCGAAGGGCTGTTCCTAATTGAGCTTCCCCGACGTGACGGCCGCCTCCACCTGGAGTTTTCCGGAGATCCCCGCGCGCCTGATTTCGACCTGGAGCTGCCGGGCTGATAAACTCAGAACAGCATCGATATGCCCTGTTCAGATACGACATTGCCGGGCACGGATCCGCCGGGCTCCCATCTGCCCTTGCCCCTGCTCGAAAGATGGCACTCTGATCCACCACAAGACATAATTCTTCCCATCTGATCTTGCCCTTGCCACTGCCCCGGATTCCGGACACTGTTGGACTCCTTCCGGGTCTGCTGTTCAGCGAAACCTTGTCGACTCCGGTATGGGATTCCGGACACGGTCGGATTCATTTCGGGACTGTTTCAAACGCTTCAATCCACCGGAATACTCTTTTTTTTCACTTTGCCGGTGCTCACTCCGTGCGATTCAAGGAAAGAGACAAGTCCCTCATCACCCATATAACGTTTCAGGATATTCGGATCGGTTTTGGTCAGGTCAACCAGAATCAGCCCGTCCAGCACATCGCTGAACTCAGGATCCACATTAAAACCGAGCAACTTCCCGCCCAGTTTCAGGTACTGCTTGAGCAGAATCGGCACCCCCTTGTTATCGTCCTCGAACTCCGAAACCAGTTCGGAGACATCCTCCAGGCTTCGGATCATGGTCCGGTTTTTGGTATCCAGCCCTTTCATCCGCCGGCCCCGGTATGGTGTCTTTGGCCGTACCTTTCTGGCCATATCCGGCAGATAATTGTGCAGCTTCAGAAACGTGACCATCAGGTGCCGAGACATGGAGTGATATTCGCTGCTGATGCTTACCGGTCCGAACAGCACTTTGTACTTGGGATATTTCACAACATAATGGCCGATACCCTTCCAAAGCAGCATCAGCGGGGCGAAACTGCGCTGGTATTCCGGCCGGATGAACGAACGCCCCATCTCCAGCGCCGGACTGATCTGGTCAAACAGCGAGCTCTTTATGTTGAACAGTGTTGTGGTATAGAGCCCTTTCTTGCCGAACCGTTTGATGATGTTGTCGGTCCGTCCGATCCGGTAGGCTCCGACCAGTTCG contains these protein-coding regions:
- a CDS encoding oligosaccharide flippase family protein is translated as MGIILRQSFTNTIYSFIGAAIGFVNVIWLFPFVLEAGQFGLTRILVSISIIGTQVASLGMGNITLRFFPQFRDQGRQHHGFLLVAVTVPLIGFLLLSLAGWLFQSPIIRFYADDSALFGDYYFLLFPLLFFMLYFHILESYIRSLYDTVVATFFQDVLLRLLQTAAVLFYFFNLVSFGTFMWLFVLTYALQALLLLLYTGLQRQLYLKPDLRAFTRERIRSMGSYGAYALLGSVAAMALGNIDMIMVGGMTTLAETAVYAVSFYLATLIKIPSRNLLKISQPVIAEAHYNNDLDTISQIYRKSSINQLLVGGTLFLLIWANIDHIFRFLPDEYHAGIPVFLFIGLSKMIDMTSGFNAAIIRTSKWYRFDLYATVLLVLLTVITNLIFIPLYGITGAAMATVLSVFIHNATCFLYIRYRFGIQPFSRKTAGALLLLLLALAAATLLPAAGFWVLDFAIRTLVTTAFILFGIVLFRLSSDLEELIRAVHARIFKK
- the hisS gene encoding histidine--tRNA ligase, producing the protein MSKQTFSTHHGMADLLPGEIEQWQALESIIRETARRFHFQEIRTPVLEQTELIARGVGQLTDIVSKEMFAFDRGEDRYVLRPEGTAPVARAYVQHHLSQRGGPQRLFYIGPFFRAERPQKGRQRQFHQFGAELIGASGAIADAEVIAFMMAIYRQIGIRNITLKLNTVGDPASRDAYRKALGDYFHPLRDKLSDISVKRLETNPMRILDSKEPEDQPLKADAPKIIDYLSESSRAHYEAVCGHLNRLAIPFEHDPFLVRGLDYYTETAFELISPDLGSQDALGGGGRYDLLIEEIGGLPTPSVGFACGIERLMIACEALDIRLGEPAIPDLYFVTRGEAAAQWALEQMPALREKGIVCTMDYSGRSLKAQMKDANRQQARFALIVGEQELADNRFTLRHMAESTEQAVSPESLADHLIS